One window from the genome of Pseudonocardia hierapolitana encodes:
- a CDS encoding dynamin family protein has protein sequence MSAPAPPLGAAVRILLRHAIEAYQDSPQAHGWLTHNLQRFDEPLRVAIAGKVKAGKSTLLNALVGEQIAPTDAGECTRVVTWYVDAQFPRVTMYPRGSEPQQLTINRSTGGLSFDLHGYPVEKVDKLEVEWPSQSLRTQTLIDTPGIASLSADTSSRAGAFLAPEDAPTQADAVIYLMRHLHNTDVRFLESFFDQGVARATPVNTIGVLSRADEIGAGRLNALTSARKIARRYRADDKIRGLCQTVVAVAGLLAQTGRTMRQGEFTALTALAAMPRSDIESMLLSADRFSRTELDARDAPDSQTRAQLMERFGMFGVRLATTLIRQGMTDPNAISAELVKRSGLDELRSVLATQFTERRDLLKARSALLAVDLVLTREPRPDTAPLAADVERILAGAHEFAELRLLSALRAGAIKLPKDVLQEAERLLGGDGGSAAARLGLEPDAGPQEVWDAALDAAGRWRRRGESPMSSRAVADVSREVVRSCEGILAGMRQAYGE, from the coding sequence ATGAGTGCGCCCGCACCCCCGCTCGGCGCCGCGGTCCGGATCCTGCTGCGCCACGCCATCGAGGCCTACCAGGACAGCCCGCAGGCGCACGGCTGGCTCACCCACAACCTCCAGCGGTTCGACGAGCCGCTGCGGGTCGCCATCGCCGGCAAGGTGAAGGCGGGCAAGTCGACGCTGCTCAACGCGCTGGTCGGGGAGCAGATCGCCCCGACGGACGCCGGCGAGTGCACGCGCGTCGTCACCTGGTACGTCGATGCCCAGTTCCCCCGCGTCACGATGTACCCGCGCGGCTCGGAGCCGCAGCAGCTCACGATCAACCGCTCCACCGGTGGGCTCTCGTTCGACCTGCACGGCTATCCGGTGGAGAAGGTCGACAAGCTCGAGGTGGAATGGCCGTCGCAGAGCCTGCGCACGCAGACGCTCATCGACACCCCGGGCATCGCATCGCTGTCGGCGGACACGTCGTCGCGTGCGGGCGCGTTCCTCGCGCCGGAGGACGCCCCCACCCAGGCCGACGCCGTCATCTACCTGATGCGGCACCTGCACAACACGGACGTGCGATTCCTCGAGTCGTTCTTCGACCAGGGCGTCGCCCGGGCCACGCCGGTGAACACGATCGGCGTGCTCTCGCGTGCCGACGAGATCGGCGCGGGCCGGCTGAACGCGCTCACGTCCGCCCGGAAGATCGCCCGGCGCTACCGGGCCGACGACAAGATCCGCGGGCTGTGCCAGACCGTGGTGGCCGTCGCGGGACTGCTGGCCCAGACCGGCCGCACGATGCGCCAGGGCGAGTTCACCGCGCTCACCGCGCTGGCCGCGATGCCCCGGTCTGACATCGAGTCGATGCTGCTGTCGGCCGACCGGTTCTCCCGCACCGAGCTCGACGCGCGCGACGCCCCCGACTCGCAGACCCGTGCCCAGCTGATGGAGCGGTTCGGGATGTTCGGCGTGCGGCTTGCGACCACGCTGATCCGCCAGGGCATGACCGACCCGAACGCCATCTCGGCCGAGCTCGTCAAGCGCAGCGGCCTCGACGAGCTGCGCAGCGTGCTCGCCACGCAGTTCACGGAGCGCCGCGACCTGCTCAAGGCGCGGTCGGCGCTGTTGGCGGTCGACCTGGTGCTCACCCGCGAACCCCGTCCGGACACCGCGCCGCTCGCGGCCGACGTGGAGCGCATCCTCGCGGGAGCGCACGAGTTCGCCGAGCTTCGGCTGCTCTCCGCACTGCGCGCCGGCGCGATCAAGCTGCCCAAGGACGTGTTGCAGGAGGCCGAGCGGCTGCTGGGCGGCGACGGCGGGTCGGCCGCGGCCCGGCTCGGCCTGGAGCCCGACGCGGGCCCGCAGGAGGTGTGGGACGCCGCCCTCGACGCGGCGGGTCGCTGGCGGCGCAGGGGCGAGAGCCCGATGTCCAGCCGTGCGGTCGCCGACGTGTCGCGCGAGGTGGTTCGCAGCTGCGAGGGCATCCTCGCCGGCATGCGCCAGGCCTACGGCGAGTAG
- a CDS encoding IspD/TarI family cytidylyltransferase: protein MSAVWAIVLAGGASRRFGERAKQFEHVGGVPMVARTVAAARRTCDGVVLVLPPGRAWTGEPVDAVAEGGDHQSESLRSGLAAVPADAAIVAVADPAHPLASDALFDAVVEAVRGGADGAVPVIPVLEVVQRVRDGQVVETLPKDELVLTQTPQAFRADVLRAVHADRPRPVENSGLLVERGHRVVTVSGDVGNVHVTTPQELAIAERLVLHEICSPSPACTTTSDRAAGLADHTE, encoded by the coding sequence GTGAGCGCAGTCTGGGCGATCGTGCTGGCCGGCGGGGCCTCTCGGCGGTTCGGCGAGCGGGCCAAGCAGTTCGAGCACGTCGGCGGCGTGCCGATGGTGGCCCGCACGGTGGCGGCCGCGCGCCGCACCTGCGACGGCGTCGTGCTCGTGCTGCCTCCGGGACGCGCGTGGACGGGCGAGCCGGTCGACGCCGTCGCCGAAGGTGGCGACCACCAGTCGGAGTCGCTCCGCTCGGGGCTCGCGGCCGTACCCGCCGACGCGGCGATCGTCGCCGTTGCCGACCCGGCCCACCCCCTGGCATCCGACGCGCTGTTCGACGCCGTGGTGGAGGCCGTGCGCGGCGGCGCCGACGGCGCCGTGCCGGTGATCCCGGTGCTCGAGGTCGTGCAGCGGGTCCGCGACGGCCAGGTGGTCGAGACACTGCCGAAGGACGAGCTCGTGCTCACGCAGACACCCCAGGCGTTCCGCGCGGACGTGCTACGCGCCGTGCACGCCGACCGGCCGCGTCCGGTCGAGAACTCGGGGCTGCTGGTCGAACGGGGCCACCGCGTCGTCACCGTTTCGGGTGACGTGGGCAACGTCCATGTGACGACTCCGCAGGAGCTTGCGATAGCAGAACGTCTCGTCCTTCACGAGATTTGCTCCCCGAGCCCGGCATGCACTACGACATCGGATCGAGCGGCCGGCCTCGCCGACCACACCGAGTAG
- a CDS encoding acyl-CoA dehydrogenase: MGHFRSNLRDLEFNLFEVFRVQDRLGTAPFDGVDADTVRGVLTELNTLATGPLAESFADADRNPPVFDPATHSVTLPQSLKDSYRALWEGEWWRLSLPAELGGYGIPATVQWAASELILGSNPAAFMYMAGPNFAAVVHRNGTEQQKRWAELMIERGWGATMVLTEPDAGSDVGAGRTKAFQQPDGSWHLDGVKRFITSGEHDLTENIMHLVLARPEGPGITPRPGTKGLSLFLVPKFHFDPETGEPGERNGAFVTGVEHKMGLKASTTCELTFGQHGIPAVGWLLGEVHDGIAQMFQVIEYARMMVGTKAIGTLSAGYLAALEYAKERVQGADLTRMLDKTAPRVTITHHPDVRRILMLQKAYAEGLRALYTYTATFQDQVKEGEASGADTMLAERVNDLLLPIVKGVGSERASEQLLLSLQTLGGSGYLQDYPIEQYIRDAKIDSLYEGTTAIQSLDFLFRKIVRDNGQAIGHVAGEIKAFLDSESGNGRLKEERALLATALADVQGMLGTLTGFLMASAEDPTSLYKVGQNTVRLLMAVGDLLIGWLLLRQADVALTALGGEPSARDVAFYEGKVGAARFFAKSVLPQLSAQRAVVEATDNSLMDLPEAAF, translated from the coding sequence ATGGGCCACTTCAGGAGCAACCTGCGGGACCTCGAGTTCAACCTGTTCGAGGTCTTCCGGGTGCAGGACCGGCTGGGCACTGCTCCCTTCGACGGCGTGGACGCCGACACGGTGCGCGGCGTGCTCACCGAGCTGAACACCCTGGCCACCGGCCCGCTCGCGGAGTCGTTCGCCGACGCCGACCGCAACCCGCCGGTCTTCGACCCGGCCACCCACTCCGTCACGCTCCCGCAGTCGCTCAAGGACAGCTACCGCGCGCTGTGGGAGGGCGAGTGGTGGCGCCTGTCCCTGCCTGCCGAGCTCGGCGGCTACGGCATCCCGGCCACGGTGCAGTGGGCGGCGTCCGAGCTGATCCTGGGCTCCAACCCGGCAGCCTTCATGTACATGGCGGGCCCGAACTTCGCCGCCGTCGTGCACCGCAACGGCACCGAGCAGCAGAAGCGCTGGGCCGAACTCATGATCGAGCGCGGCTGGGGTGCCACCATGGTGCTCACCGAGCCCGACGCCGGATCCGACGTCGGCGCAGGCCGCACGAAGGCGTTCCAGCAGCCCGACGGCAGCTGGCACCTCGACGGCGTCAAGCGCTTCATCACCTCGGGCGAGCACGACCTGACCGAGAACATCATGCATCTCGTGCTGGCCCGCCCCGAGGGCCCGGGGATCACGCCGAGGCCGGGCACCAAGGGCCTGTCGCTCTTCCTCGTGCCGAAGTTCCACTTCGACCCGGAGACCGGCGAGCCGGGCGAGCGCAACGGCGCCTTCGTCACCGGCGTCGAGCACAAGATGGGCCTCAAGGCGTCCACCACCTGCGAGCTGACCTTCGGCCAGCACGGCATCCCCGCGGTCGGCTGGCTGCTGGGCGAGGTGCACGACGGCATCGCGCAGATGTTCCAGGTGATCGAGTACGCCCGGATGATGGTGGGCACGAAGGCGATCGGCACGCTCTCGGCCGGCTACCTCGCCGCGCTCGAGTACGCCAAGGAGCGCGTGCAGGGCGCCGACCTGACGAGGATGCTCGACAAGACCGCACCGCGGGTGACGATCACGCACCATCCGGACGTGCGCCGCATCCTCATGCTGCAGAAGGCCTACGCCGAGGGCCTGCGCGCGCTCTACACCTACACCGCGACGTTCCAGGACCAGGTCAAGGAGGGTGAAGCGTCCGGAGCGGACACCATGCTCGCGGAGCGGGTCAACGACCTGCTGCTGCCCATCGTCAAGGGCGTGGGCTCCGAGCGCGCCAGCGAGCAGCTGCTGCTCTCGCTGCAGACCCTCGGCGGCTCGGGCTACCTGCAGGACTACCCGATCGAGCAGTACATCCGCGACGCGAAGATCGACTCGCTCTACGAGGGCACGACCGCGATCCAGTCGCTGGACTTCCTGTTCCGCAAGATCGTGCGCGACAACGGCCAGGCGATCGGCCACGTGGCGGGTGAGATCAAGGCGTTCCTCGACTCGGAGTCGGGCAACGGGCGGCTCAAGGAGGAGCGGGCGCTGCTCGCCACGGCCCTCGCCGACGTCCAGGGCATGCTGGGCACCCTCACCGGCTTCCTCATGGCATCGGCCGAGGATCCGACGAGCCTCTACAAGGTCGGGCAGAACACCGTCCGGCTGCTGATGGCCGTCGGCGACCTGCTGATCGGCTGGCTCCTGCTGCGCCAGGCCGACGTGGCACTCACCGCGCTCGGCGGGGAGCCCTCCGCCCGCGACGTGGCCTTCTACGAGGGCAAGGTGGGCGCCGCGCGCTT
- a CDS encoding glucose-1-phosphate cytidylyltransferase: MDYDTPVVILCGGQGTRIREVSERLPKAMVDIGGRPILWHIMKLYSHYGYRRFILCLGYKGWEIKQFFLDYRAHMSDFTLSLSEGDHQPWFRNGVADENWEITFAETGLEAGTGARLRRIRDYIDTPQFMMTYGDGVSAVDIGNLAKVHADGGRIGTVTGVHPTSKFGEMQVDGNVVAEFNEKPTQVTGWVSGGYFVFEKSFLDDYLDDEEDLFLEAEPLQRLARDKQLTVNKHEGFWAAMDTYKDYQALNALWAKGDAPWKVWEDRNRT, from the coding sequence ATGGACTACGACACTCCCGTTGTCATCCTGTGCGGCGGACAGGGCACCCGTATCCGCGAGGTGAGCGAACGCCTGCCGAAGGCCATGGTGGACATCGGCGGACGCCCGATCCTGTGGCACATCATGAAGCTCTACAGCCACTACGGGTACCGCCGCTTCATCCTCTGCCTCGGTTACAAGGGCTGGGAGATCAAGCAGTTCTTCCTCGACTACCGGGCACACATGTCCGATTTCACCCTTTCGCTCTCCGAGGGTGACCACCAGCCGTGGTTCCGCAACGGCGTGGCCGACGAGAACTGGGAGATCACCTTCGCCGAGACCGGCCTCGAGGCGGGCACCGGCGCGCGGCTGCGGCGCATCCGCGACTACATCGACACCCCGCAGTTCATGATGACCTACGGCGACGGCGTCAGCGCCGTGGACATCGGGAACCTCGCGAAGGTCCACGCCGACGGCGGCCGCATCGGCACCGTCACCGGCGTGCACCCCACGTCGAAGTTCGGCGAGATGCAGGTCGACGGCAACGTCGTCGCGGAGTTCAACGAGAAGCCCACCCAGGTCACGGGCTGGGTGAGCGGCGGGTACTTCGTGTTCGAGAAGTCGTTCCTCGACGACTACCTCGACGACGAGGAGGACCTGTTCCTCGAGGCGGAACCGCTGCAGCGCCTCGCCCGCGACAAGCAGCTCACGGTGAACAAGCACGAGGGCTTCTGGGCCGCGATGGACACCTACAAGGACTACCAGGCGCTCAACGCACTCTGGGCCAAGGGCGACGCGCCCTGGAAGGTCTGGGAGGACCGCAACCGCACCTGA
- a CDS encoding peptidoglycan recognition protein family protein, with the protein MWGPGASRRNVLLGGLVLTGTIGGLIRPSEAWAGPAATAPPVIGCDAWGARAPSGVIPVWDRRPLRIIVHHTATANVEDYSRGAAEFVARTIQDFHMDRRGWIDTGQNFTISRGGHILEGRHGSLEVLRAGDRHVEGAHCTGQNVEAVGIENEGTYTALTPPDRLWSRLRAMCAYICQQYGIPPTEIGGHRDFKDTLCPGDAFYAMLPRLRSEVADALGQPLSGRTARRASWPLLRPESSGPVVQAAQHLLRAAGLTDVQPNGRFDARTVAAVRQYQQAHRTEEVNGLIGGETWPLLVTAKGADQQEVTLAVRALTPDGAVRASALPGTEEWKRLLSAAERRP; encoded by the coding sequence GTGTGGGGTCCGGGTGCATCCCGCCGCAACGTCCTCCTCGGCGGGCTCGTCCTCACCGGGACGATCGGCGGCCTGATCCGGCCTTCCGAGGCGTGGGCCGGACCGGCGGCGACGGCCCCGCCGGTCATCGGCTGCGACGCGTGGGGGGCCCGCGCACCGTCGGGCGTCATCCCCGTGTGGGACCGGCGGCCGCTGCGGATCATCGTGCACCACACCGCGACGGCGAACGTCGAGGACTACAGCCGGGGCGCCGCCGAGTTCGTGGCCCGCACGATCCAGGACTTCCACATGGACCGGCGCGGCTGGATCGACACCGGGCAGAACTTCACGATCAGCCGCGGCGGTCACATCCTGGAGGGCAGGCACGGCAGTCTCGAGGTGTTGCGCGCGGGCGACCGGCACGTCGAGGGCGCACACTGCACCGGGCAGAACGTCGAAGCCGTCGGCATCGAGAACGAGGGCACCTACACGGCGCTCACGCCGCCGGACCGGCTCTGGAGCCGGTTGCGGGCCATGTGCGCCTACATCTGCCAGCAGTACGGCATCCCGCCGACCGAGATCGGCGGGCACCGCGACTTCAAGGACACGCTCTGCCCCGGTGACGCGTTCTACGCGATGTTGCCGCGGCTGCGCAGCGAGGTCGCGGACGCGCTCGGTCAGCCGCTGTCCGGCCGGACTGCCCGGCGGGCGTCGTGGCCGCTGCTGCGTCCCGAGAGCTCCGGCCCCGTGGTGCAGGCGGCCCAGCACCTCCTGCGCGCCGCCGGCCTCACCGACGTGCAGCCGAACGGCCGCTTCGACGCGCGGACGGTCGCAGCCGTGCGGCAGTACCAGCAGGCGCACCGCACCGAGGAGGTCAACGGGCTGATCGGCGGGGAGACGTGGCCGTTGCTCGTGACCGCGAAGGGTGCGGACCAGCAGGAGGTCACGCTCGCCGTGCGCGCCCTCACCCCCGACGGCGCCGTGCGCGCCTCCGCCCTGCCCGGCACGGAGGAGTGGAAGCGCCTGCTGAGCGCCGCCGAACGCCGCCCGTGA
- a CDS encoding CGNR zinc finger domain-containing protein: MSYLIPLTGEPLALDLVNTHPVAGDLLVTPADLSSWLVLQSERFGEAAELADTEPGVDGLEAVRNVRDHVAHALDRVRRGERPSADDLDALNRAQRLAPAVLELAWGGTAVTATRRRTGTPAEQLAAWLAEACAEFLAGPLVTKVRQCEADGCVMLFVPAHPRRRWCSATRCGNRVRVARHYQRHKPA; this comes from the coding sequence GTGAGCTACCTGATCCCGTTGACCGGGGAACCGCTGGCCCTGGACCTGGTGAACACCCACCCGGTCGCGGGCGATCTGCTGGTCACCCCCGCCGATCTGAGCAGCTGGCTGGTGCTGCAGTCCGAACGGTTCGGCGAGGCGGCCGAGCTGGCGGACACCGAACCGGGCGTCGACGGCCTCGAGGCCGTCCGGAACGTCCGGGACCACGTCGCCCACGCCCTCGACCGCGTCCGCCGCGGCGAGCGGCCGTCAGCGGACGACCTGGACGCCCTCAACCGGGCCCAGCGCCTCGCGCCCGCGGTTCTCGAGCTCGCCTGGGGCGGCACGGCGGTCACCGCGACGCGCCGCCGCACGGGGACACCCGCCGAACAGCTGGCCGCATGGCTCGCCGAGGCCTGCGCCGAGTTCCTGGCCGGCCCCCTCGTCACCAAGGTCCGTCAATGCGAGGCCGACGGCTGCGTCATGCTGTTCGTCCCGGCCCACCCTCGCCGCCGCTGGTGCTCCGCCACCCGCTGCGGCAACCGCGTCCGGGTCGCCCGGCACTACCAGCGCCACAAGCCGGCTTGA
- a CDS encoding LuxR C-terminal-related transcriptional regulator, giving the protein MARRLLHEAAARSTSTRRVDVIGPGGHGKSALLDALAAAFAAAGLTVHRDIAGLTELGADDALLLDDAHLLPPDALDRLAVLAAAPRGHLVVAHRPWPRPPGTAALGSALAATRPPVVLEALDRTGVAARAALLLGGDGPPAELVDHVFEQTAGLPALVDRLLGALLERTGSDCVRGVPLPAEPPAGLLVQLGYLVHGLGDGVGALLVARALGAPLESEVLVPLLGLSPDDGAAQLDELLEAARAAGMLTGDGRAVPLVSAAVLARTPQASRVELRRTLAEIELDRGGNVLAAARGLLGTGASGSRVAAVFTSAAEEALRTGSPAAGELFDAAVRAGSPALGLAASRAEAAVLTGDLDLALTQADQVLSDPDRVLPAEAVRAGTVAAAVLAHRGLLGRSADVYRWMSTALEPAMGPTAVLAVPALIGTGALDEAGKLLEAPAAGNGIPVRPPTLLAGAEELMAQGVYDSVAGSPTAALSQLTRAASLLEASQRAALLPDTPAALAALVAVHCGELDVAQSVLERALRVGLGGRGSVTRHRLLLGWIALFRGATGAARSALTLASPPGAVLEPRDELLAAALDVALARRAGDLAVLMTAWGRAREAIVRHPVDLFVLQQLGELWVAATRLRESSWVRPHLDEATDLLSRLGDPALWAAPLHWSGLQAAILSENREAAKRHAAALEAAANGSRYAAAMASAAQHWVRLLDAEVDAAGVEAAARGLHAVGMAWEGGKLAGQAAIRTRDRKAMTALLGCARALQSTGPASRTVAVEADTDGGPRTVPDTTAEAEPLPDPVSDGAEGPLSDREREVAGLVLEGLTYRQIGERLFISAKTVEHHVARMRQRLGSGSRGELFAHLRQIVGPGTEA; this is encoded by the coding sequence GTGGCGCGTCGGCTCCTGCACGAGGCCGCTGCGCGTTCCACGTCGACGCGCCGGGTGGACGTGATCGGTCCGGGCGGGCACGGCAAGTCCGCGTTGCTCGACGCGCTCGCCGCGGCGTTCGCGGCAGCGGGCCTGACCGTCCACCGGGACATCGCCGGTCTCACGGAGCTGGGAGCCGACGACGCGCTCCTGCTCGACGACGCCCACCTGCTCCCCCCGGACGCCCTGGATCGGCTCGCGGTGCTCGCGGCGGCGCCCCGCGGCCACCTGGTCGTGGCACACCGGCCGTGGCCGCGGCCGCCCGGCACCGCCGCGCTCGGGAGCGCTCTCGCGGCCACCCGCCCGCCCGTGGTGCTGGAGGCGCTCGACCGCACCGGCGTCGCGGCGCGGGCCGCTCTGCTGCTTGGGGGTGACGGTCCGCCCGCGGAGCTGGTGGACCACGTGTTCGAGCAGACCGCAGGCCTGCCGGCGCTGGTCGATCGGCTGCTCGGGGCGCTCCTGGAACGGACCGGGTCGGACTGCGTACGGGGCGTGCCGCTGCCCGCCGAGCCGCCTGCCGGCCTGCTGGTGCAACTCGGCTACCTGGTGCACGGCCTCGGCGACGGGGTGGGCGCCCTGCTCGTGGCTCGCGCGCTCGGTGCCCCACTGGAGTCCGAGGTGCTCGTTCCGCTGCTGGGGCTCTCCCCCGACGACGGCGCGGCACAGCTCGACGAGCTGCTGGAGGCCGCGCGGGCCGCGGGCATGCTCACCGGCGACGGGAGGGCCGTCCCGCTCGTCTCCGCTGCTGTGCTGGCGCGCACCCCGCAGGCGTCCCGGGTGGAACTGCGGCGCACCCTCGCCGAGATCGAGCTCGACCGCGGGGGCAACGTGCTCGCCGCGGCCCGCGGCCTGCTGGGCACGGGAGCCAGCGGATCCAGGGTCGCGGCCGTGTTCACCTCGGCCGCCGAGGAGGCGTTGCGCACCGGGTCACCGGCCGCGGGCGAGCTGTTCGACGCCGCCGTGCGCGCCGGGAGCCCCGCGCTCGGTCTCGCGGCCAGCCGCGCCGAGGCCGCCGTGCTCACCGGCGACCTCGACCTCGCGCTCACCCAGGCCGACCAGGTGCTCTCCGATCCCGACCGGGTGCTGCCCGCGGAGGCGGTGCGGGCCGGCACGGTCGCGGCCGCCGTCCTCGCCCACCGGGGGTTGCTCGGCCGCAGCGCGGACGTGTACCGGTGGATGAGCACGGCGCTGGAGCCCGCCATGGGCCCCACCGCCGTGCTCGCCGTGCCCGCGCTCATCGGCACCGGCGCGCTCGACGAGGCCGGCAAGCTGCTGGAGGCGCCCGCGGCGGGCAACGGCATCCCGGTGCGCCCGCCCACCCTGCTGGCAGGCGCCGAGGAGCTGATGGCCCAGGGCGTCTACGACTCGGTGGCCGGGTCGCCCACCGCGGCGCTGTCGCAGCTGACGCGCGCGGCGTCGCTGCTGGAGGCCTCGCAGCGGGCGGCGCTGCTGCCGGACACCCCGGCCGCGCTCGCGGCGCTGGTCGCCGTGCACTGCGGTGAGCTCGACGTGGCGCAGTCGGTGCTGGAACGCGCCCTGCGGGTCGGGCTGGGCGGGCGCGGGTCGGTCACCCGCCACCGCCTCCTGCTCGGTTGGATCGCGCTGTTCCGCGGTGCCACCGGCGCCGCGCGTTCGGCACTCACCCTTGCCTCACCGCCGGGCGCCGTCCTGGAACCGCGCGACGAGCTGCTGGCGGCGGCCCTGGACGTCGCGCTCGCCCGGCGGGCCGGCGACCTCGCCGTGCTCATGACGGCATGGGGCCGGGCGCGCGAGGCGATCGTGCGGCACCCGGTGGACCTGTTCGTGCTGCAGCAGCTCGGCGAGCTGTGGGTGGCCGCCACCAGGCTGAGGGAGTCGAGCTGGGTGCGTCCGCACCTCGACGAGGCCACCGACCTGCTCTCCCGGCTCGGCGACCCCGCGCTGTGGGCGGCGCCGCTGCACTGGTCGGGCCTGCAGGCCGCGATCCTGTCCGAGAACCGCGAGGCGGCGAAGCGGCACGCGGCGGCGCTCGAGGCGGCGGCCAACGGCAGCCGGTACGCGGCCGCGATGGCCTCGGCCGCCCAGCACTGGGTCCGGCTCCTGGACGCAGAGGTCGACGCCGCGGGCGTGGAGGCGGCCGCCCGTGGGCTGCACGCCGTCGGGATGGCGTGGGAGGGCGGCAAGCTCGCGGGCCAGGCCGCGATCCGCACCCGCGACCGCAAGGCCATGACGGCCCTGCTCGGATGCGCCCGCGCGCTGCAGAGCACGGGTCCCGCATCGCGCACCGTGGCGGTGGAGGCCGACACCGACGGCGGCCCGCGCACGGTGCCGGACACCACCGCGGAGGCCGAGCCCCTGCCGGATCCGGTGTCCGACGGCGCCGAGGGCCCGCTGAGCGACCGCGAGCGGGAGGTGGCCGGGCTCGTGCTGGAGGGCCTGACCTACCGGCAGATCGGCGAGCGCCTGTTCATCTCGGCCAAGACCGTGGAGCACCACGTCGCGCGGATGCGTCAGCGCCTCGGCTCGGGCAGCCGCGGCGAGCTGTTCGCCCACCTGCGCCAGATCGTCGGGCCCGGCACCGAGGCCTGA
- a CDS encoding alpha/beta fold hydrolase yields MVSPLIARTAHRHLDVDGVRVFYRESLPERSDAPVLLLLHGFPSASHQFRRLIDVLGSRYRLVAPDYPGFGHTEAPEDFAYSFTRLADVTEGFVRALGLTRFVMYVFDFGAPVGFRLAERHPEWIAGLVVQNGNAYDEGLSDGARDFIALRRETPGAHESIRDLLTPAGTRMQYETGVREPAALAPDGWTLDQYFLDLPGRKEAQLALAFDYHSNVERYERWQSWLRTYTPPTLITWGVGDPFFPEPGARAYLHDLPEAELHLFDAGHFALETHLPEIAPLVADFLDRTWNRTGVPR; encoded by the coding sequence ATGGTCTCCCCCCTGATCGCCCGCACCGCCCACCGCCACCTCGACGTCGACGGGGTCCGGGTCTTCTACCGCGAGTCGCTGCCCGAGCGGTCGGATGCGCCGGTGCTGTTGCTGCTGCACGGCTTCCCGTCCGCCTCTCACCAGTTCCGGCGCCTCATCGACGTCCTGGGCTCCCGTTACCGGCTCGTCGCGCCCGACTATCCCGGCTTCGGGCACACCGAGGCCCCGGAGGACTTCGCCTACTCCTTCACCCGGCTCGCCGACGTCACCGAGGGCTTCGTGCGGGCGCTCGGCCTCACCCGATTCGTCATGTACGTGTTCGACTTCGGCGCGCCGGTCGGTTTCCGGCTCGCCGAGCGGCACCCCGAGTGGATCGCGGGCCTGGTCGTGCAGAACGGCAACGCCTACGACGAAGGACTGTCCGACGGCGCCCGTGACTTCATCGCGCTGCGCCGCGAGACGCCAGGAGCCCACGAGTCGATCCGTGATCTGCTGACCCCCGCCGGTACGCGCATGCAGTACGAGACCGGCGTGCGCGAACCGGCGGCACTGGCCCCGGACGGCTGGACGCTCGACCAGTACTTCCTGGACCTACCCGGCCGCAAGGAGGCGCAGCTCGCGCTGGCGTTCGACTACCACTCGAACGTCGAGCGCTACGAGCGTTGGCAGAGCTGGCTGCGCACGTACACCCCGCCCACGCTCATCACGTGGGGCGTCGGCGACCCGTTCTTCCCCGAGCCCGGCGCCCGCGCCTACCTGCACGACCTCCCGGAGGCCGAGCTGCACCTGTTCGACGCAGGCCACTTCGCCCTGGAGACCCACCTGCCGGAGATCGCCCCGCTCGTCGCCGACTTCCTCGACCGCACCTGGAACCGGACGGGTGTTCCCCGCTAG